A window from Pseudomonas alloputida encodes these proteins:
- a CDS encoding type II toxin-antitoxin system HicB family antitoxin, translated as MNVMTYRGYAARIDYSDEDQLLIGHVAGIRDVIGFHGESISELRRAFEEAVDDYIETCEKLGREPQKAYSGKLSLRLEPALHASVAAKAELAEKSINQWVSDILSQAAFS; from the coding sequence ATGAATGTAATGACCTACCGCGGCTATGCCGCACGCATTGATTACAGCGATGAAGACCAGTTACTGATCGGTCATGTTGCCGGCATCCGTGACGTGATCGGCTTTCACGGTGAATCAATCAGTGAGCTCCGTCGAGCATTCGAAGAAGCTGTCGATGACTACATCGAGACTTGCGAAAAACTCGGAAGGGAACCTCAGAAAGCTTACTCGGGAAAGCTGAGCCTGCGTCTTGAACCTGCTCTTCACGCCAGCGTGGCTGCTAAAGCCGAACTGGCGGAAAAGAGCATTAACCAATGGGTAAGTGACATCCTCAGCCAGGCCGCATTCAGCTGA
- a CDS encoding NADH:flavin oxidoreductase/NADH oxidase, whose amino-acid sequence MSLLLEPYTLRQLTLPNRIAVSPMCQYSAIDGLANDWHLVHLGCRAVGGAGLVISEAVAVTADGRITAEDLGLWNDDQIVPLQRITRFITAQGAVPGIQLAHAGRKASTYRPWLGKQGSVKLEDGGWQPVGPSKIAFDPQHTPPRELSKDEIQDVIDAFVASTERALKAGFKVVEIHAAHGYLLHQFLSPLSNQRRDEYGSCFENRIRLTLQVVEAVRKVWPAELPLFVRVSATDWVEDGWNPDETVELARRLRVLGVDLIDVSSGGTSVNAEIPTGPGYQTRFAERVRKEAEIATGTVGMITEPAQAEHILRTGQADVIFLARELLRDPYWPLHADDDLGGNKATWPAQYQRATSRANPIHESDLRD is encoded by the coding sequence ATGAGCCTGCTGCTCGAGCCTTACACCCTGCGTCAGCTGACGCTGCCCAACCGCATCGCGGTCTCGCCGATGTGCCAGTATTCCGCCATCGATGGCCTGGCCAACGATTGGCATCTCGTTCACTTGGGCTGCCGCGCCGTGGGTGGCGCTGGCCTGGTCATCAGCGAAGCCGTTGCGGTGACTGCCGATGGTCGCATCACCGCCGAAGACCTAGGCTTGTGGAACGACGACCAGATCGTCCCGTTGCAGCGCATCACCCGTTTCATTACTGCGCAAGGCGCCGTGCCGGGTATCCAGTTGGCCCACGCCGGGCGCAAGGCCAGTACCTATCGGCCCTGGCTGGGCAAGCAGGGCAGCGTGAAGCTCGAAGACGGCGGCTGGCAGCCCGTGGGGCCGTCGAAAATCGCCTTCGACCCGCAGCACACACCGCCACGCGAGTTGAGCAAGGACGAAATCCAGGACGTGATCGACGCCTTCGTCGCATCGACCGAGCGGGCGCTCAAGGCCGGCTTCAAGGTGGTCGAGATCCACGCTGCCCATGGTTATCTGCTGCACCAGTTTCTCTCACCGCTGAGCAACCAGCGCCGTGACGAATACGGCAGTTGCTTCGAGAATCGAATCCGCCTGACCCTGCAGGTGGTGGAGGCCGTGCGCAAGGTCTGGCCGGCCGAATTGCCGCTGTTCGTGCGGGTATCGGCGACTGACTGGGTCGAGGACGGCTGGAACCCGGATGAAACCGTCGAACTGGCTCGTCGCCTGCGGGTGCTGGGTGTCGACCTGATCGATGTGTCCTCCGGTGGTACCTCGGTCAACGCCGAAATTCCTACAGGCCCTGGCTATCAGACGCGCTTTGCAGAGCGCGTGCGCAAGGAAGCAGAGATCGCCACCGGCACCGTCGGCATGATCACTGAACCTGCCCAGGCCGAGCACATTCTGCGTACCGGGCAGGCCGACGTGATCTTCCTGGCTCGGGAGCTGCTGCGCGATCCTTACTGGCCGCTGCATGCCGATGATGATCTGGGTGGCAACAAGGCCACTTGGCCGGCGCAGTACCAAAGGGCGACCAGCCGCGCCAATCCGATACATGAGTCGGACTTGCGGGATTAA
- the recJ gene encoding single-stranded-DNA-specific exonuclease RecJ: MRIEPRPLPPTLPFLGNLPPLLTRLYAARGVQSEAELDKSLARLLPYQQLKGIEAGVDLLVEAIDQRQRILIVGDFDADGATASTVGVLGLRLLGAAHVDYLVPNRFEYGYGLTPEIVEVALQRQPQLLITVDNGISSVDGVAAAKAAGLKVLVTDHHLPGEQLPDADAIINPNQPGCSFPSKSLAGVGVIFYVLMALRARLRSLGRYEAQPQPNIGELLDLVALGSVADVVPLDANNRILVHQGLERIRAGRARPGLKAILEVARRDHRRITSTDLGFILGPRLNAAGRLDDMSLGIECLLCEDAALAQDMAQQLDDLNQDRKSIEQGMQREALAQLKDLPVESMPYGLCLFDADWHQGVIGILASRLKERYHRPTIAFADAGDGMLKGSARSVPGFHIRDALDAVAARHPQLISKFGGHAMAAGLSLPEANFSAFAEAFDEEVRRQLREEDLTGRLLSDGSLAVEEFHLDLAKALRHAGPWGQHFPEPLFHGVFQLVEQRVVGERHLKVVLKSECGSVRLDGIAFGIDREVWPNPTVRWVELAYKLDVNEFRGNESVQLMIAHMEPR; this comes from the coding sequence ATGCGTATCGAACCTCGCCCGCTGCCGCCGACCCTGCCATTTCTGGGTAACCTGCCACCCTTGCTGACCCGCCTTTACGCCGCGCGCGGCGTGCAGAGCGAGGCCGAGCTGGACAAGAGCCTGGCACGCCTGCTGCCCTACCAGCAGCTCAAGGGCATCGAGGCCGGTGTGGACCTGCTGGTCGAAGCCATCGACCAGCGCCAGCGCATCCTCATCGTCGGCGACTTCGATGCCGACGGTGCCACCGCCAGCACCGTCGGGGTGCTGGGCCTGCGCCTGCTGGGTGCGGCCCATGTCGATTACCTGGTGCCCAACCGCTTCGAGTATGGCTACGGCCTGACCCCGGAAATCGTCGAGGTGGCGCTGCAGCGCCAGCCGCAGTTGCTGATTACCGTGGACAACGGCATTTCCAGTGTCGACGGGGTGGCGGCCGCCAAGGCCGCCGGGCTCAAGGTGCTGGTCACCGACCACCACCTGCCGGGCGAGCAGTTGCCCGATGCCGATGCCATCATCAACCCCAACCAGCCGGGCTGCAGCTTTCCGAGCAAGTCACTGGCCGGGGTGGGGGTGATCTTCTATGTGTTGATGGCCCTGCGCGCTCGCTTGCGCAGCCTTGGGCGCTACGAGGCGCAGCCACAGCCGAACATTGGCGAACTGCTCGATCTGGTGGCGCTGGGCAGTGTTGCTGACGTGGTGCCGCTGGATGCCAACAACCGCATCCTGGTGCACCAAGGCCTTGAGCGCATCCGCGCCGGCCGCGCCCGGCCCGGCCTCAAGGCCATCCTTGAGGTGGCGCGGCGCGATCACCGGCGCATCACTTCGACTGACCTTGGTTTCATCCTCGGCCCACGGTTGAATGCCGCCGGGCGCCTGGACGACATGAGCCTGGGCATCGAATGCCTGCTGTGCGAGGACGCGGCGCTGGCCCAGGACATGGCCCAGCAGTTGGATGACCTGAACCAGGACCGCAAGTCCATCGAGCAGGGCATGCAGCGCGAAGCCCTGGCCCAACTCAAGGACCTGCCGGTCGAGTCGATGCCGTATGGGTTGTGCCTGTTCGATGCCGACTGGCACCAGGGCGTGATCGGTATTCTGGCTTCGCGCTTGAAGGAGCGTTACCACCGGCCGACCATCGCCTTCGCCGATGCTGGTGATGGCATGCTCAAAGGCTCGGCGCGTTCGGTGCCGGGCTTCCATATTCGCGATGCGCTGGATGCCGTGGCCGCGCGCCACCCGCAGCTGATCAGCAAGTTCGGCGGCCACGCCATGGCTGCCGGGTTGTCGTTGCCAGAGGCTAATTTCTCGGCGTTTGCCGAGGCGTTCGACGAAGAGGTGCGGCGTCAGCTGCGCGAAGAAGACCTGACTGGCCGCCTGTTGTCCGACGGCAGCCTGGCGGTAGAGGAGTTCCACCTCGACCTGGCCAAGGCCCTGCGCCATGCCGGCCCATGGGGCCAGCACTTCCCTGAGCCGCTGTTCCATGGCGTGTTCCAGTTGGTGGAGCAGCGTGTGGTTGGCGAACGGCACCTGAAAGTGGTGCTCAAGAGCGAATGTGGCTCGGTGCGGCTGGATGGCATTGCCTTCGGCATTGACCGCGAAGTGTGGCCAAACCCGACGGTGCGCTGGGTGGAGTTGGCGTACAAGCTGGATGTGAACGAGTTTCGCGGTAATGAGAGTGTGCAGTTGATGATTGCGCATATGGAGCCGCGCTGA
- a CDS encoding YaeQ family protein: MAQPSTTYKFELNLTDLDRNVYESVKQTIARHPSETEERMAVRLLAYALWYNENLSFGRGLSDVDEPALWEKSLDDRVLHWIEVGQPDADRLTWCSRRTERTSLLAYGSLRVWEGKVVSAVKNLKNLSIAAVPQEVLETLATDMPRSIKWDVMISEGTVFVTDDRGQHEVQLQWLLGERG; encoded by the coding sequence ATGGCCCAGCCGTCCACCACCTACAAGTTCGAATTGAATCTCACCGACCTTGATCGCAACGTCTACGAAAGCGTCAAACAGACTATCGCTCGGCACCCTTCGGAAACCGAAGAGCGCATGGCCGTTCGTTTGTTGGCGTACGCGCTCTGGTACAACGAGAACTTGTCGTTTGGCCGCGGCCTGTCGGATGTCGATGAGCCGGCGCTGTGGGAAAAGAGCCTGGACGATCGCGTGCTGCACTGGATTGAAGTTGGCCAGCCCGATGCCGATCGCCTGACCTGGTGCTCGCGCCGTACCGAACGCACCAGCTTGCTGGCTTACGGCAGCCTGCGAGTGTGGGAGGGTAAAGTGGTGAGCGCGGTCAAGAACCTGAAAAACCTGAGCATTGCCGCTGTGCCGCAAGAGGTGCTGGAAACCCTGGCGACCGACATGCCGCGTAGCATCAAGTGGGACGTGATGATCAGTGAAGGTACGGTATTCGTGACTGACGACCGTGGCCAGCATGAAGTGCAACTGCAGTGGCTGCTCGGTGAGCGTGGTTGA
- a CDS encoding CaiB/BaiF CoA transferase family protein, which translates to MSTPSKPLAGLKVVELGTLIAGPFASRICAEFGAEVVKVESPDGGDPLRKWRKLYEGTSLWWFVQARNKQSLTLNLKHPEGRDILKRLLAEADILIENFRPGVLEKLGLGWDVLHALNPRLVMVRLSGFGQTGPMKDQPGFGAVGESMGGLRYITGFDDRPPVRTGISIGDSIAALWGVIGALMALRHREVNGGQGQVVDVALYEAIFAMMESMVPEFDVFGFIRERTGNIMPGITPSSIHTSADGKHVQIGANGDAIFKRFMQAIGRDDLANDPTLASNDGRDLRRDELYGVIDRWANSLPLEQLMQVLTTAEVPASRIYSAEDMFNDPQYLAREMFLQAKLPDGKPFHMPGIVPKLSETPGSSEWVGPALGEHTEALLGSLGYDAASIASLRAAGTV; encoded by the coding sequence ATGTCGACGCCCAGCAAACCCCTCGCCGGCCTTAAAGTTGTCGAACTCGGTACCCTGATCGCCGGGCCGTTCGCCTCGCGTATCTGTGCCGAATTCGGCGCCGAAGTGGTCAAGGTCGAATCGCCCGATGGCGGCGACCCGCTGCGCAAGTGGCGCAAGCTGTACGAGGGCACCTCGCTGTGGTGGTTCGTGCAGGCCCGCAACAAGCAGTCGCTCACCCTCAACCTCAAGCACCCCGAGGGCCGCGATATCCTCAAGCGCCTGCTGGCCGAGGCCGACATCCTGATCGAAAACTTTCGCCCGGGCGTGCTGGAAAAACTTGGTTTGGGGTGGGATGTGCTGCATGCGCTGAACCCGCGCCTGGTGATGGTGCGCCTGTCGGGCTTTGGCCAGACCGGGCCGATGAAAGACCAGCCAGGCTTCGGTGCCGTAGGCGAGTCGATGGGCGGCCTGCGCTACATCACCGGTTTCGATGACCGCCCGCCAGTGCGCACGGGGATTTCCATCGGTGACTCGATTGCCGCCCTGTGGGGGGTGATCGGCGCGCTGATGGCGCTGCGCCACCGGGAAGTCAATGGCGGCCAGGGCCAGGTGGTGGACGTGGCCCTGTACGAGGCGATCTTTGCCATGATGGAGAGCATGGTGCCGGAATTCGATGTGTTCGGTTTCATCCGCGAACGCACCGGCAACATCATGCCGGGCATCACGCCCTCCTCCATCCACACAAGCGCCGACGGCAAGCATGTGCAGATCGGCGCCAACGGTGATGCCATCTTCAAGCGCTTCATGCAGGCCATCGGTCGCGATGACCTCGCCAACGACCCGACCCTGGCCAGCAACGACGGCCGCGACCTGCGTCGTGACGAGCTGTATGGGGTGATCGACCGCTGGGCCAACAGCCTGCCACTGGAGCAACTGATGCAGGTGCTGACCACTGCCGAAGTGCCGGCCAGCCGTATCTATTCGGCCGAGGACATGTTCAACGACCCCCAGTACCTGGCACGCGAGATGTTCCTGCAGGCCAAGCTGCCGGATGGCAAGCCATTCCACATGCCCGGCATCGTGCCCAAGCTGTCGGAGACTCCCGGCTCTAGCGAATGGGTCGGCCCGGCCTTGGGCGAGCATACCGAGGCGCTGCTCGGCAGCCTGGGCTACGACGCAGCGTCCATCGCCAGCCTGCGCGCAGCGGGCACGGTCTGA
- a CDS encoding TIGR02285 family protein: MCAPRCLRHLLLLCGLLPALLLQPANAKEHLFWLVRDLPPFTIFDGPEEGRGVIDQLLPLLIRQMPEYEHSIVRVNRARSLQMLQDRDTFTCDPTLLWTPERAKYVHFSVPALGVLSGGLVLRKENQALVAPYLDGHQVDLHGLLSKAPLKLGIVAERSYGTQIDSILRQLPDSALSRHYGNEATANLLQMQQLGRLRLVLGYWPEVRYLIQQQGGALADYQFHTVQGVNRYQFLHVGCSNSELGRAAVAHIDQLLPTLRRDVLPGLYARWLDLALREDYLQESRRFFEDK; encoded by the coding sequence ATGTGCGCGCCCCGCTGCCTACGCCATCTGCTCCTGCTCTGCGGGCTGTTGCCTGCGTTGCTGTTGCAGCCCGCAAATGCCAAGGAGCACCTCTTCTGGCTGGTACGCGACCTGCCACCGTTCACCATTTTTGATGGCCCGGAAGAAGGCCGGGGGGTCATCGACCAGTTGTTACCGCTGCTGATAAGGCAGATGCCCGAGTACGAACACAGCATCGTGCGGGTCAACCGCGCCCGCAGCCTCCAAATGCTGCAAGACCGTGACACCTTCACCTGCGACCCAACCCTGCTGTGGACACCGGAACGGGCCAAATATGTGCATTTTTCCGTTCCAGCGCTGGGCGTGCTCAGCGGCGGCCTGGTGTTGCGCAAGGAAAACCAGGCGCTGGTGGCACCCTACCTCGACGGCCATCAGGTGGACCTGCATGGCCTGCTGAGCAAGGCCCCGCTAAAGCTGGGGATTGTCGCCGAGCGCAGCTACGGCACGCAGATTGACAGCATCCTGCGCCAGTTGCCCGACAGCGCGCTCAGCCGCCACTACGGCAACGAGGCCACCGCCAACCTGTTGCAGATGCAGCAACTGGGGCGCCTGCGCCTGGTGCTCGGCTACTGGCCTGAAGTGCGCTACCTGATCCAACAACAAGGCGGGGCACTGGCTGACTACCAGTTTCATACTGTGCAGGGCGTGAATCGCTACCAGTTTCTGCATGTGGGGTGCTCAAACAGCGAACTGGGGCGTGCGGCAGTTGCCCACATCGACCAGTTGCTGCCTACACTGCGCCGGGATGTGTTGCCAGGGTTGTATGCCCGCTGGCTGGACCTGGCATTGCGAGAAGACTATCTACAGGAAAGCCGGCGTTTCTTTGAGGACAAATAA
- a CDS encoding DUF3509 domain-containing protein, which translates to MERICSLLNEALTPYQTHLGTADPSGNRQLTVHDPLSGITLRRTVSERQLQEQRLLIDLVDGLHRDLQIAEGRLQPCVIAALQHRQQPQGTFA; encoded by the coding sequence ATGGAAAGAATCTGCAGCCTGCTCAACGAAGCCCTGACGCCCTATCAGACCCACCTCGGCACCGCCGATCCCAGTGGTAATCGCCAACTGACCGTTCACGACCCTCTCTCAGGTATTACCTTGCGGCGCACGGTCAGCGAGCGCCAATTGCAGGAGCAACGCCTGCTGATCGACCTCGTGGACGGCCTGCACCGAGATCTGCAGATAGCTGAGGGGCGGTTGCAGCCGTGTGTCATCGCAGCATTGCAGCATCGCCAGCAACCGCAGGGAACCTTTGCCTGA
- a CDS encoding response regulator, with protein MHQPYVLIHQARPSHQILLHQALNGQGVFNVRISESMADLDACLCAERRPDLLILDHAMPARAGLALFAQQQRARALLFVGQPAPTRQNLAQEARKRGMWVLDELPWPLSMPRLQHALQTLQVRPGRRIQTVMPAPHAH; from the coding sequence ATGCACCAGCCCTATGTGTTGATTCACCAGGCTCGCCCATCCCACCAGATACTCTTGCACCAGGCCCTCAACGGCCAGGGCGTCTTCAACGTGCGCATCAGCGAGAGCATGGCTGACCTCGACGCCTGCCTCTGCGCTGAGCGTCGCCCCGACCTGCTGATCCTCGACCACGCCATGCCAGCCCGGGCCGGCCTTGCCCTGTTCGCCCAGCAGCAGCGAGCGCGCGCATTGCTGTTCGTCGGCCAGCCTGCCCCAACGCGTCAAAACCTTGCCCAAGAGGCCAGGAAGCGCGGCATGTGGGTGCTCGACGAGTTGCCCTGGCCGCTGTCGATGCCACGCCTGCAGCATGCCTTGCAAACACTGCAGGTGCGCCCAGGGAGGCGTATTCAAACTGTCATGCCAGCCCCGCATGCTCACTGA
- the thrC gene encoding threonine synthase, giving the protein MRYISTRGQAPALNFEDVLLAGLASDGGLYVPENLPRFTQEEIASWAGLPYHELAFRVMRPFVEGSIADADFKKILEETYGEFAHAAVAPLRQLNSNEWVLELFHGPTLAFKDFALQLLGRLLDHVLAKRNERVVIIGATSGDTGSAAIEGCRRCDNVDIFILHPHQRVSEVQRRQMTTIFGDNIHNIAIEGNFDDCQEMVKASFADQSFLKGTRLVAVNSINWARIMAQIVYYFHAALQLGGPARSVAFSVPTGNFGDIFAGYLARNMGLPVSQLIVATNRNDILHRFMSGNQYVKETLHATLSPSMDIMVSSNFERLLFDLHGRNGGAIAELMANFKQGGGFSVEQDRWTEARKLFDSLAVSDEQTCETIAEVFAATGEVLDPHTAIGVKAARECRRSLDTPMVVLGTAHPVKFPEAVEKAGVGKALELPAHLSDLFSREERCTVLANDLKAVQGFVSQHGNRGKPL; this is encoded by the coding sequence ATGCGCTATATCAGTACCCGCGGCCAGGCACCGGCCCTGAATTTCGAAGACGTGCTGCTGGCTGGCCTGGCCAGCGACGGCGGCCTGTACGTGCCGGAAAACCTGCCACGCTTCACCCAGGAAGAAATCGCCTCGTGGGCCGGCTTGCCCTACCACGAGCTGGCCTTCCGCGTGATGCGCCCGTTCGTCGAAGGCAGCATCGCCGACGCCGACTTCAAGAAGATCCTCGAAGAAACCTACGGCGAGTTCGCCCACGCTGCGGTCGCCCCGTTGCGTCAGCTGAACAGCAACGAGTGGGTGCTGGAGCTGTTCCACGGCCCGACCCTGGCGTTCAAGGACTTTGCCCTGCAGTTGCTCGGTCGCCTGCTTGACCATGTGCTGGCCAAGCGCAACGAGCGCGTGGTCATCATCGGTGCCACCAGCGGTGATACCGGTTCTGCCGCGATCGAAGGCTGCCGCCGTTGCGACAACGTCGACATCTTCATCCTGCACCCGCACCAGCGTGTGTCGGAAGTGCAGCGCCGCCAGATGACTACAATCTTTGGCGACAACATCCACAACATCGCCATCGAAGGCAACTTCGACGACTGCCAGGAAATGGTCAAGGCCAGTTTCGCCGACCAGTCGTTCCTCAAGGGCACCCGCCTGGTCGCCGTCAACTCGATCAACTGGGCGCGGATCATGGCCCAGATCGTCTACTACTTCCATGCAGCCCTGCAGCTGGGTGGCCCGGCGCGCTCGGTGGCGTTCTCGGTACCAACCGGCAACTTCGGCGACATCTTCGCCGGCTACCTGGCGCGCAACATGGGCCTGCCGGTCAGCCAATTGATCGTCGCCACCAACCGCAACGACATCCTGCACCGCTTCATGAGCGGCAACCAGTACGTCAAGGAAACCCTGCACGCGACCCTGTCGCCGTCGATGGACATCATGGTCTCGTCCAACTTCGAGCGCCTGTTGTTCGACCTGCATGGCCGCAACGGTGGTGCGATTGCCGAGCTGATGGCCAACTTCAAGCAAGGTGGCGGCTTCAGCGTCGAGCAAGACCGCTGGACCGAAGCCCGCAAACTGTTCGACTCGCTGGCCGTCAGCGACGAGCAAACCTGCGAGACCATCGCAGAAGTGTTCGCCGCCACCGGTGAAGTGCTCGACCCGCATACCGCAATCGGCGTCAAGGCTGCCCGCGAGTGCCGCCGCAGTCTGGACACGCCAATGGTGGTGCTGGGTACCGCGCACCCGGTCAAGTTCCCGGAAGCGGTGGAGAAGGCCGGTGTGGGCAAGGCGCTGGAGCTACCCGCGCACCTCAGCGACCTGTTCAGCCGTGAAGAGCGTTGCACGGTCCTGGCCAACGACCTGAAGGCTGTACAGGGCTTTGTCAGCCAGCACGGCAACCGCGGCAAGCCGCTGTAA
- a CDS encoding homoserine dehydrogenase yields MKPVKVGICGLGTVGGGTFNVLQRNAEEIARRAGRGIEVAQIAMRSQNPNCQITGTPITADVFEVASNPEIDIVIELIGGYTIARDLVLKAIENGKHVVTANKALIAVHGNEIFAKAREKGVIVAFEAAVAGGIPVIKAIREGLSANRINWLAGIINGTGNFILTEMREKGRAFPDVLAEAQALGYAEADPTFDVEGIDAAHKLTILASIAFGIPLQFDKAYTEGITQLTTADVNYAEALGYRIKHLGVARRTAEGIELRVHPTLIPADRLIANVNGVMNAVMVNGDAAGSTLYYGAGAGMEPTASSVVGDLVDVVRAMTSDPENRVPHLAFQPDSLSAHPILPIEACESAYYLRIQAKDHPGVLAQVASILSERGINIESIMQKEAEEQDGLVPMILVTHGVVEQRINDAIVALEALQDVVGKVVRIRVEQLN; encoded by the coding sequence GTGAAACCGGTCAAAGTAGGCATCTGTGGGTTGGGGACCGTCGGTGGCGGAACCTTCAATGTACTTCAGCGCAACGCCGAGGAGATTGCCCGCCGTGCCGGGCGCGGTATTGAAGTGGCACAGATCGCCATGCGCTCGCAGAACCCGAACTGCCAGATTACCGGTACCCCCATTACCGCTGACGTGTTCGAAGTTGCAAGCAACCCGGAGATCGACATTGTCATCGAGCTGATCGGTGGCTATACCATCGCCCGCGACCTGGTGCTGAAGGCCATCGAAAACGGCAAGCACGTGGTCACCGCCAACAAGGCGCTGATTGCCGTGCATGGCAACGAAATCTTCGCCAAAGCCCGCGAGAAAGGCGTGATTGTTGCGTTCGAGGCGGCCGTAGCCGGTGGCATCCCGGTGATCAAGGCCATCCGCGAAGGCCTGTCGGCCAACCGCATCAACTGGCTGGCCGGCATCATCAACGGCACCGGCAACTTCATCCTCACCGAAATGCGTGAGAAGGGCCGTGCCTTCCCGGACGTGCTGGCTGAAGCCCAGGCGCTGGGCTACGCCGAAGCCGACCCGACCTTCGACGTGGAAGGCATCGACGCTGCGCACAAGCTGACGATTCTGGCGTCCATCGCGTTCGGTATCCCGCTGCAGTTCGACAAGGCCTACACCGAAGGTATCACCCAGCTGACAACGGCAGACGTGAACTACGCCGAAGCCTTGGGTTACCGCATCAAGCACCTGGGCGTGGCGCGTCGCACCGCCGAAGGTATCGAGTTGCGCGTGCACCCGACGCTGATCCCGGCCGACCGTCTGATCGCCAACGTCAACGGCGTGATGAACGCTGTCATGGTCAACGGTGATGCTGCCGGCTCCACCCTGTACTACGGTGCTGGCGCGGGTATGGAGCCTACCGCTTCGTCAGTGGTCGGCGACCTGGTCGACGTGGTCCGTGCCATGACCTCCGACCCGGAGAACCGTGTGCCGCACCTGGCATTCCAGCCAGACTCGCTGTCGGCCCACCCGATCCTGCCGATCGAAGCCTGCGAAAGCGCCTACTACCTGCGCATCCAGGCCAAGGATCACCCGGGCGTACTGGCCCAGGTCGCCAGCATCCTCTCGGAGCGCGGTATCAACATCGAGTCGATCATGCAGAAGGAAGCCGAGGAGCAGGACGGCCTGGTGCCAATGATCCTGGTGACCCATGGCGTGGTCGAGCAGCGTATCAATGACGCCATCGTCGCTCTGGAAGCCCTGCAGGACGTGGTCGGCAAGGTTGTGCGCATTCGCGTCGAGCAGCTCAACTAA
- a CDS encoding thioredoxin fold domain-containing protein: protein MRVTQFFAAAALALASTFAVAAATDSNAGAEQAIRKSLQNLELEVPVESVASSPLNGLYEVKLQGGRVLYASADGQFVMQGYLFQIQDGKPVNLTEKTERQGIAKLINGIPAGEMVVYPAKGETKSHITVFTDTTCPYCHKLHAEVPELNRRGIEVRYVAFPRQGLGSSGDQQLQAVWCSSDRRGAMDKMVEGEEIKAAKCSNPVSKQFQLGQSIGVNGTPAIVLESGQVIPGYQPAPQVAKLALAK, encoded by the coding sequence ATGCGCGTGACCCAGTTTTTCGCCGCCGCCGCGTTGGCGCTGGCCAGTACCTTTGCCGTTGCCGCGGCAACCGATAGCAACGCCGGTGCCGAGCAGGCCATCCGTAAATCGTTGCAGAACCTCGAACTGGAAGTGCCTGTGGAAAGCGTGGCCAGCAGCCCGCTCAACGGCCTCTATGAAGTCAAGCTGCAGGGCGGCCGCGTGCTGTACGCCAGCGCTGACGGACAGTTCGTGATGCAGGGCTATCTGTTCCAGATCCAGGACGGCAAGCCGGTCAACCTCACCGAAAAAACCGAACGCCAAGGTATCGCCAAGCTCATCAACGGCATTCCAGCCGGCGAGATGGTGGTTTATCCTGCCAAAGGCGAGACCAAGTCGCACATCACCGTGTTCACCGACACTACCTGCCCGTACTGCCACAAGCTGCACGCCGAAGTGCCCGAGTTGAACCGTCGCGGTATCGAAGTGCGCTATGTCGCCTTCCCGCGCCAGGGCCTCGGTTCGTCGGGTGACCAGCAGTTGCAGGCGGTGTGGTGCTCCAGCGACCGCCGCGGGGCGATGGACAAAATGGTCGAAGGTGAAGAAATCAAGGCCGCCAAGTGCAGCAACCCGGTCAGCAAGCAGTTCCAGCTGGGGCAGTCGATCGGGGTCAACGGCACGCCGGCCATTGTTCTTGAAAGCGGCCAGGTCATTCCGGGCTACCAGCCGGCACCACAGGTCGCCAAGCTGGCACTTGCCAAGTAA